One genomic segment of Novisyntrophococcus fermenticellae includes these proteins:
- a CDS encoding family 4 glycosyl hydrolase — translation MKIAVIGGAGVRTVIFINGLLKRYKKLHIDEVVLYDIQKEKQKIIEKLCRHVVSREKEELKVWAAADPVEAVKGADYIVTTLRVGGDSSRVTDETIALDLGVIGQETTGAGGFSMAVRTIPVLLNYCEMIKEHAPEAWIFNFTNPSGLVTQALRSAGYDRIIGICDAPSSTKFRMAKELGVTEDELYVEFFGLNHLSWIRSVKKKGEEILPELLSDDVFLKHIQEFSMFDPELLRAIGFLPNEYLYYYYHREQALENIKKSGVTRGKTIEAVNAKMMKELQAMDMDADPEGALQIFLYYMQIRENSYMSIESGLEKRPLLEKGALEVPDGMGYAGVMLDCIEGMQSEEGKYLVLSVENNGSIPGLEDQDVIETTCMVSKDGICPVRIEEVPEDCYLLIRLIKMYEKLTVEAVKTRSRQTAIKALMLHPLVNSYSLAKQLVDRYDEAYGG, via the coding sequence ATGAAGATTGCAGTGATCGGAGGAGCAGGCGTACGTACCGTTATTTTTATAAATGGTCTTTTAAAGCGATATAAAAAGTTGCATATCGATGAAGTTGTTCTCTACGATATTCAGAAAGAAAAGCAGAAAATTATAGAAAAGCTCTGCAGGCATGTGGTGAGCAGGGAAAAGGAAGAACTTAAAGTATGGGCAGCGGCCGATCCGGTAGAAGCCGTCAAGGGTGCAGACTATATCGTAACGACCCTTCGTGTGGGCGGGGATTCTTCCAGAGTAACAGATGAGACAATTGCCCTTGATTTGGGGGTTATCGGGCAGGAAACCACAGGAGCAGGGGGATTCTCCATGGCTGTTCGTACCATACCGGTGCTGCTTAATTATTGTGAGATGATAAAAGAACACGCACCTGAGGCGTGGATTTTTAATTTTACAAATCCTTCGGGTCTGGTAACCCAGGCATTACGCAGTGCCGGATATGATAGAATAATCGGAATCTGTGATGCGCCAAGCAGCACCAAATTTCGCATGGCAAAAGAACTGGGTGTGACGGAAGACGAGCTTTATGTGGAATTTTTTGGTTTGAATCATCTCTCGTGGATTCGGAGTGTAAAAAAGAAGGGAGAAGAAATTCTGCCCGAGCTGCTGTCTGATGACGTATTTTTAAAGCATATTCAGGAATTTTCCATGTTTGATCCCGAGCTGCTGCGCGCCATTGGATTCCTTCCCAATGAGTATCTCTATTATTACTACCACAGGGAACAGGCACTTGAGAATATAAAAAAATCCGGAGTGACCAGAGGAAAGACAATTGAAGCTGTCAATGCAAAGATGATGAAGGAACTGCAAGCTATGGATATGGATGCGGATCCGGAAGGAGCACTGCAGATTTTCCTTTATTATATGCAGATTCGGGAAAACTCTTACATGAGTATAGAATCTGGTCTTGAGAAGCGGCCTTTGCTTGAGAAGGGAGCGTTGGAGGTTCCTGATGGTATGGGGTATGCGGGTGTTATGTTGGATTGTATCGAGGGAATGCAAAGTGAAGAAGGGAAATATCTTGTGCTTTCCGTTGAAAATAATGGAAGTATACCGGGTCTTGAGGATCAGGATGTGATTGAAACCACCTGCATGGTATCGAAAGACGGTATTTGCCCTGTCAGGATTGAAGAGGTTCCGGAAGACTGTTATCTGCTGATCCGCCTGATAAAGATGTACGAGAAACTTACAGTGGAAGCTGTGAAAACACGTTCGCGGCAAACAGCCATCAAAGCATTGATGCTGCATCCGCTGGTGAATTCTTATTCACTGGCAAAGCAGCTGGTAGACAGGTATGATGAGGCTTATGGAGGGTAA
- a CDS encoding alpha-mannosidase has translation MPFDFHNRDRIKNIIEELEGLRYKDRRDLEGLLFWDDDGSTGNRILQGTGRPVEKGFCWKGWDRYNWLTVTLEIPPQWKNKEVLGLFDFGARIGTGNNRDFESLLYLNGKPYQAVDGNHHEVFLEPEVNGYTQELKFRLWSGLSGGGIPEENRMEIRQVQIGILDHPTDDLYYLAKAAIETYDLLPVGNEYKEWILNVLVRTFTKVNYTEPGNEAFYETVKEAFTFLYSEMDGRGKPDVNVSLIGHTHIDVAWLWRLRHTREKAARSFSTVNRLMEKYPEYLFLQTQAQLYEYIKEDSPDIYAHIQKRVKEGRWEPSGAMWVECDCNLASGESIIRQILIGKNFFRQEFEYESEYLWLPDVFGYSWALPQILKKSGINTFMTTKISWNDTNRLPYDTFRWKGMDGTEVTAHFITTTDPGEDYYTYNGNTSPDAIKGVWEQYKNKDTNRDLLISFGFGDGGGGPTRTQIKQAEAADRIPGLPHVKMEMPTEYFRRLNRTLEENPMDGHIPVWDGELYLEFHRGTYTSQAYNKKMNRRMEYLLRDTEMLSVLAGTAAGVPYDYDSLLKAWKIVLCHQFHDILPGSAIKEVYEDSHEEYARALQLIKGTMKEVNRAIYTAEADCYTVFNNANWIRSGAAVIPMSDAELDRYRGCPVTDEGGQSVKAVWEENGLHIWAQEIKPFSFATFRIVTGETSVQADGIFSSSDVGASQIETPFYTISWNEKGQLNRIYDKKAEREVLPSEKCANVLQIFEDKPRCFDAWELEPTIDLKKETVENCIRVNTRKHSLGWEVAFLWTYHKSRIWQTMCLYESSPRIDFRTTVDWQERQKLLKTSFPVDVRAVDARFDIQNGNIRRPITRNTTWEAAKFEVAAHKWVDIWETGYGMAVLNDCKYGHDVKEDTIRLTLLKSAVDPDYTADLGTHEFTYAILPHDKEWYEAGIEQQAFDLNNPLTGQPGRSRLGAESWISFDQENLVVDTLKREENGARIILRFHEFEGRRCVVKISSRLPIKQWCACNLMEEETEFVQEEIQVPLKPYEIKTLMLDIFDKE, from the coding sequence ATGCCATTTGATTTTCATAATCGAGACAGAATTAAAAATATCATTGAGGAATTGGAAGGGCTGCGATATAAAGACAGAAGGGACTTGGAAGGACTTTTGTTCTGGGACGATGACGGCAGTACCGGGAATCGGATTTTACAGGGAACAGGCCGGCCGGTGGAAAAAGGATTTTGTTGGAAGGGCTGGGACCGTTATAACTGGCTGACCGTTACTCTGGAGATTCCTCCACAATGGAAGAATAAAGAAGTACTTGGACTGTTTGATTTCGGAGCCAGAATCGGAACAGGAAATAACAGAGATTTTGAGAGTCTTTTATATCTCAATGGAAAACCTTATCAGGCAGTGGACGGGAATCACCATGAGGTTTTTTTAGAGCCGGAGGTAAATGGATATACGCAGGAACTGAAATTTCGTCTTTGGTCGGGACTTAGCGGGGGCGGAATTCCGGAGGAAAACAGGATGGAAATCCGCCAGGTACAGATCGGGATACTGGATCACCCCACAGATGATTTGTATTATCTGGCAAAAGCAGCCATTGAGACTTATGACCTGCTGCCGGTGGGAAATGAATATAAGGAATGGATTCTAAACGTTCTGGTTCGTACCTTTACAAAAGTCAATTATACAGAGCCCGGAAATGAAGCGTTTTACGAGACTGTAAAAGAGGCATTTACTTTTCTGTATTCCGAAATGGACGGAAGGGGAAAACCGGATGTGAACGTAAGTCTGATCGGACACACACACATCGATGTGGCGTGGCTGTGGCGCCTGCGCCATACAAGAGAAAAGGCGGCACGCTCATTTTCTACGGTGAACCGGCTTATGGAGAAGTATCCGGAATACCTGTTTCTTCAGACACAGGCGCAGTTGTACGAATATATCAAAGAAGATTCCCCTGATATATACGCCCATATTCAAAAGCGTGTAAAAGAGGGAAGATGGGAACCTTCCGGTGCCATGTGGGTGGAGTGCGACTGTAATCTGGCTTCCGGAGAGTCCATCATCCGTCAGATTCTTATCGGTAAAAACTTCTTCCGGCAGGAGTTTGAATATGAAAGCGAATACTTGTGGCTGCCGGATGTGTTTGGATATTCCTGGGCGCTGCCACAAATCTTGAAAAAATCCGGTATAAATACCTTCATGACCACAAAAATCAGCTGGAACGATACGAATCGTCTGCCTTATGACACCTTCCGCTGGAAGGGAATGGACGGAACCGAAGTGACGGCTCACTTTATCACAACGACGGACCCCGGCGAGGATTACTATACCTATAACGGGAATACCAGCCCGGATGCAATCAAAGGTGTATGGGAGCAATATAAGAATAAGGATACAAACAGGGATCTGCTGATTTCCTTTGGATTCGGTGATGGTGGCGGAGGTCCTACCAGAACGCAGATAAAGCAGGCAGAGGCCGCCGACAGGATTCCGGGGCTGCCGCATGTAAAGATGGAAATGCCTACGGAATATTTTCGCCGTTTAAACCGGACCTTGGAAGAGAATCCTATGGATGGACATATTCCCGTGTGGGACGGGGAACTATATCTGGAGTTTCACAGGGGAACCTATACCTCACAGGCTTATAATAAAAAGATGAACCGAAGGATGGAATATCTGCTTCGTGATACAGAGATGCTTTCTGTACTGGCCGGGACGGCTGCAGGGGTGCCTTATGACTATGACAGCCTTTTAAAAGCATGGAAAATCGTGCTGTGTCATCAGTTCCACGACATTCTGCCCGGTTCTGCGATCAAGGAGGTGTATGAGGACAGCCATGAGGAATACGCAAGGGCGCTGCAATTGATCAAAGGAACCATGAAAGAGGTAAATCGGGCAATTTATACAGCAGAAGCAGACTGCTATACAGTGTTCAATAACGCAAACTGGATAAGGAGCGGGGCGGCCGTCATTCCTATGAGTGATGCGGAACTTGACAGGTATAGGGGATGTCCGGTGACAGATGAAGGCGGACAGAGTGTAAAAGCAGTCTGGGAAGAAAACGGACTGCATATATGGGCGCAGGAGATAAAGCCCTTTTCATTTGCCACGTTCCGGATTGTGACAGGTGAAACATCTGTGCAGGCAGATGGTATATTCTCCTCTTCTGATGTGGGAGCATCGCAGATTGAAACACCATTTTATACGATTTCCTGGAATGAAAAGGGGCAGCTGAACCGTATCTATGACAAGAAAGCAGAACGGGAGGTTCTCCCTTCAGAGAAATGTGCCAATGTGCTTCAGATTTTTGAGGATAAGCCCAGATGTTTTGATGCCTGGGAACTGGAGCCGACTATTGACTTAAAAAAAGAGACAGTGGAGAATTGCATTAGGGTGAATACCAGAAAGCACAGTCTGGGCTGGGAGGTTGCGTTTCTCTGGACGTATCATAAATCCCGGATTTGGCAGACGATGTGCCTGTATGAGTCAAGTCCGCGGATCGATTTCAGGACAACTGTAGACTGGCAGGAGCGTCAGAAGCTGTTAAAAACCAGTTTTCCGGTGGATGTACGTGCGGTAGACGCCCGATTCGATATTCAAAATGGAAATATTCGCCGTCCGATTACCAGAAATACTACCTGGGAGGCTGCCAAATTCGAGGTGGCAGCTCACAAATGGGTGGACATCTGGGAAACCGGTTACGGGATGGCAGTGCTGAATGACTGCAAATATGGTCATGATGTGAAAGAAGACACCATCCGTCTTACACTTCTGAAATCTGCAGTAGATCCCGATTATACAGCGGATCTTGGAACGCATGAATTTACGTATGCAATTTTACCTCATGATAAGGAATGGTATGAAGCAGGTATTGAACAGCAGGCGTTTGATTTGAACAATCCGCTGACAGGACAGCCGGGAAGAAGCCGTCTGGGAGCTGAAAGCTGGATTTCATTTGACCAGGAAAATCTGGTTGTGGATACACTGAAACGGGAAGAAAACGGAGCACGCATCATACTTCGCTTCCATGAGTTTGAGGGCAGAAGGTGTGTTGTGAAAATCAGCAGCAGACTGCCGATAAAACAGTGGTGTGCATGTAATCTGATGGAAGAAGAGACGGAATTTGTTCAGGAAGAGATTCAGGTGCCGCTTAAACCCTATGAGATAAAAACATTGATGCTGGATATTTTTGATAAAGAATGA
- a CDS encoding pullulanase X25 domain-containing protein, protein MNFIFDEKISREVLENYLSRCVTAAGLFESQTLADDLRAIKDMGVKFLGRASGIWYMPMEDEEHFRLSEELAEKVHAVDPEIILQACVFEWIVERMEEIKIPAYVFEAFDMEPEDRNFCLQDALFTDESSGFISPREDPCKNGGIPDLSRREAQMWFYYRATRYIDCGYEALHMGQVHLYTAHDPGMEKTAWLFDLIRAYARVHGRRHKVLLDAHTHGVNIRGKLLFDYHAMPFTRVPLLEIPGEELVLVREGYSEGGENPNGWSADAMPYLMEYDNWGGLVVDDRDSFTREELAWKDWWGYDQIAWFANQPEESRNHFLEYTYKWTEINNPNAYFELPFRRMLGDGAVTVKRADNKEMDCQGFYQMNRKSLDCPMGFNQEETAKRLWVSGHQLRKKAANPEMLIRYGAEEVYDENTGMKLPEKIVVYGSFQPHVGAVKNDSNSEVTRMYYTGDNTYTLSVILPFAGTYDYSVATYGTLSATYQDDRYPRSGSCNKAYFTTEKDNTVVQFKYRFITNEVMVEKFV, encoded by the coding sequence ATGAATTTTATATTTGATGAAAAGATTTCAAGGGAAGTACTGGAGAATTATCTGTCCCGCTGTGTAACTGCAGCGGGATTATTTGAAAGCCAAACCCTTGCAGATGATCTGCGTGCCATAAAAGATATGGGCGTAAAGTTTCTGGGAAGGGCATCAGGCATCTGGTATATGCCAATGGAGGACGAGGAACATTTTCGTCTTTCCGAAGAGCTGGCAGAAAAAGTTCATGCAGTTGATCCGGAGATTATTCTTCAGGCCTGTGTATTTGAGTGGATCGTGGAACGGATGGAAGAGATTAAGATACCGGCCTACGTATTCGAGGCCTTTGACATGGAGCCGGAAGACAGGAACTTTTGTCTGCAGGATGCATTATTTACCGATGAGTCCTCCGGATTTATAAGCCCCAGAGAGGATCCATGTAAAAATGGTGGAATTCCGGATCTGTCCCGCCGGGAAGCGCAGATGTGGTTCTATTACCGCGCGACCAGATACATTGATTGCGGCTATGAAGCTCTGCATATGGGGCAGGTGCATCTATACACGGCTCATGATCCGGGTATGGAAAAGACAGCATGGCTTTTTGACCTGATCCGTGCATATGCCAGGGTGCATGGGAGACGGCACAAGGTGCTTCTGGATGCGCATACCCATGGTGTAAATATCCGGGGCAAATTATTGTTTGATTATCATGCAATGCCATTTACCAGGGTTCCCCTGCTTGAGATCCCGGGAGAAGAATTAGTTCTGGTGAGAGAAGGTTATAGCGAAGGGGGAGAAAATCCCAATGGATGGTCGGCAGATGCCATGCCTTATCTGATGGAGTATGATAACTGGGGCGGTTTAGTGGTGGATGACCGCGATTCCTTTACAAGGGAAGAACTGGCATGGAAAGATTGGTGGGGATATGATCAGATTGCCTGGTTCGCCAATCAGCCGGAGGAGAGCAGAAACCATTTTCTGGAATATACATATAAGTGGACAGAGATTAACAATCCCAACGCATACTTTGAGCTGCCATTTCGCCGGATGCTGGGAGATGGGGCAGTTACCGTAAAAAGAGCTGATAATAAAGAAATGGATTGTCAGGGTTTCTATCAGATGAACCGGAAAAGTCTGGATTGTCCGATGGGATTTAATCAGGAGGAGACGGCAAAGAGATTGTGGGTAAGCGGACATCAATTGAGAAAAAAGGCAGCAAATCCGGAGATGCTCATTCGTTATGGAGCCGAAGAGGTCTACGATGAAAATACCGGTATGAAGCTTCCGGAAAAAATCGTTGTATATGGAAGCTTTCAGCCCCATGTCGGAGCAGTGAAGAATGATTCCAACAGTGAAGTGACCCGGATGTATTATACGGGAGACAACACCTACACGCTTTCTGTAATATTACCCTTTGCGGGAACCTATGATTATTCGGTGGCTACTTATGGAACCTTGTCGGCTACTTATCAGGATGACAGGTATCCCAGAAGTGGATCCTGCAATAAAGCATATTTCACTACAGAAAAAGATAATACTGTGGTACAATTCAAATATCGGTTTATTACAAACGAAGTAATGGTAGAGAAGTTTGTGTGA
- a CDS encoding DMT family transporter, translating to MKKKLAAGSLVIVTIIWGGGFVATDMTLKSMFPFQIMAVRFFLAAVLMALVSINSLKDMRWKEIRAGIPMGLALFAGFALQTVGMQYTTPSKSAFLTALNVVIVPFITFIFLKKKVGIKGMIGAVMSVMGVALLSLNGDLSLGFGDTLTLLCAAAFAFQIFFTGKAVKLYRATVLNFVQMAVAFILSVIFLFIFGETDFHVTSQGWLGVLYLGVISTTLCFFLQTASQKYVEETKAAIILSMESVFGTLFSVLILHEIITPRMVTGCMIILAAVIISNSSEAPEAEPERQYET from the coding sequence GTGAAGAAAAAGCTTGCAGCCGGCAGTCTGGTGATCGTAACGATTATATGGGGCGGAGGTTTCGTAGCAACAGATATGACACTGAAAAGCATGTTTCCCTTTCAGATTATGGCCGTCAGGTTTTTCCTGGCAGCCGTACTTATGGCGCTTGTCAGCATCAATTCTTTAAAAGACATGAGATGGAAAGAAATCCGGGCAGGCATCCCTATGGGGCTTGCATTGTTTGCAGGATTCGCCCTTCAGACAGTCGGGATGCAGTATACCACGCCTTCTAAAAGCGCATTTCTGACGGCATTAAATGTGGTAATTGTACCATTTATCACTTTTATCTTTTTAAAAAAGAAAGTAGGTATCAAGGGAATGATAGGTGCAGTTATGTCTGTGATGGGAGTCGCTTTACTGTCTTTAAATGGAGATCTGTCACTGGGATTTGGAGATACACTGACCCTCTTATGCGCAGCCGCATTTGCTTTCCAGATATTCTTCACAGGAAAGGCAGTAAAGCTGTATCGGGCAACGGTTTTGAATTTTGTACAGATGGCTGTGGCATTTATTCTTTCCGTTATCTTTCTCTTTATCTTTGGGGAGACGGATTTCCATGTGACGTCACAGGGATGGCTTGGTGTGCTGTACCTGGGGGTAATCAGTACAACCCTTTGCTTTTTCCTGCAAACTGCAAGCCAGAAGTATGTGGAGGAGACTAAGGCGGCAATTATCCTGTCCATGGAATCGGTTTTCGGAACTTTATTTTCTGTCCTTATTCTGCACGAGATCATTACCCCGCGTATGGTCACGGGATGTATGATAATATTGGCGGCCGTAATTATTTCAAATTCTTCGGAAGCACCGGAAGCGGAGCCGGAGAGGCAATATGAAACATAA
- a CDS encoding ATP-binding protein yields MNSSDLMDTPRIFTAIAEWAACMIYILLLPKKLHQYKLGFSLTGTLGVLLLYQYIAGLLPLYLWIPGMIGAIAIMYFSIYFICHTSFQDAAFCCIRAFVLAEFAASLQWQLYVWWADMFQKNSILVSVMVMLLTYLFIYTIYFLLERSHIPADEPLDVNRRELIGAASIAIGAFAISNISFVMPDTPFSSATSSLLYIRTLVDFGGLVMLFAHQDKREEFRMRTENQNLNNLLQRQYDHYKMAQENLQILRRETHDLKHYLLAIRSEENPEKREQYLYEMEHALQVQEAFADTGNHVLDVVLTTKTTYCVQHNITFNCLADGKLINFMHVKDICSIFGNALDNAIECVRQFENPEKRLITLNMFQKKQFLIIQFENYTENPPVTKDKFPETTKNNKLYHGYGLKSIQIAVKKYDGTMTLKYKPCWFQLKILIPVKT; encoded by the coding sequence ATGAACTCTTCAGATTTAATGGATACCCCGAGAATTTTTACTGCCATAGCCGAATGGGCGGCATGCATGATCTATATCTTATTACTGCCAAAAAAGTTACACCAATATAAATTGGGATTCTCGTTAACCGGCACTCTTGGTGTCTTGCTTTTATACCAGTATATTGCAGGACTTTTACCCCTGTATTTATGGATTCCAGGTATGATTGGTGCGATTGCAATCATGTATTTTTCAATTTACTTTATTTGCCATACGAGCTTTCAGGATGCTGCCTTTTGCTGTATCAGAGCTTTTGTTTTAGCTGAGTTTGCCGCTTCCCTTCAGTGGCAGCTTTATGTCTGGTGGGCCGACATGTTCCAAAAGAACAGCATTTTAGTATCTGTCATGGTAATGCTTCTGACCTATCTCTTCATTTACACCATTTATTTCCTGCTGGAGCGTTCTCATATTCCGGCAGACGAACCTTTGGATGTTAACCGAAGGGAATTAATCGGGGCAGCCTCCATTGCCATCGGGGCTTTTGCTATCAGTAATATCAGCTTTGTCATGCCTGACACCCCCTTTTCCAGTGCCACCAGTTCTCTTCTATACATACGTACACTGGTCGATTTCGGAGGGCTGGTCATGCTCTTTGCTCATCAGGACAAACGCGAGGAATTCCGTATGCGGACTGAGAATCAGAACCTGAACAATCTTTTACAACGTCAATATGACCACTATAAGATGGCACAAGAGAACCTTCAGATTCTAAGAAGAGAAACACATGATTTAAAGCATTATCTCCTTGCAATCCGCTCGGAAGAGAATCCGGAAAAGAGAGAGCAGTACCTATATGAGATGGAACACGCACTTCAAGTTCAGGAAGCTTTCGCTGACACTGGAAATCATGTATTAGATGTGGTTTTGACAACAAAAACCACCTACTGTGTACAGCATAATATCACTTTTAACTGTCTGGCAGACGGAAAGCTGATTAACTTTATGCACGTGAAAGATATATGCTCAATATTTGGCAATGCTCTGGATAATGCGATTGAATGTGTCAGACAATTTGAAAATCCGGAAAAGCGTTTAATTACTTTAAACATGTTTCAAAAAAAACAGTTCCTTATAATACAATTTGAAAATTATACCGAAAACCCACCTGTAACAAAAGACAAATTTCCTGAAACAACGAAAAATAATAAGCTTTATCATGGCTATGGTCTGAAAAGCATTCAAATCGCCGTAAAAAAATATGATGGTACCATGACGCTCAAATACAAACCCTGCTGGTTTCAATTAAAAATTCTGATTCCTGTAAAAACCTGA
- a CDS encoding LysR family transcriptional regulator, which yields MNLRQLEYFVSVAETLSFTKTAEKFFISQTAVTQQIKALETQMDVKLLKRTKRRVELTPAGSVFLTEAKAILNRTADAVAKAKKADTGITGNLNLGIVEGYDNPEFPNVLRSFRAGYPNISLIIKEGGAGTLYTSLLNHVLDIAVNVRFSYSKLEEKDISYQVINRYNLIVMLPATHPLTYCNTLKLSDLRKESFIFTSIGDPEDSFGQYESTMAHFIRSGFTPNIVQNSTSFNTTALMVAANMGIAILPSYALASSRNLRNVVTIPLDKDSDIFEVVAAWHKENHNPTIDKFLSYVPMDKIS from the coding sequence ATGAATTTAAGACAATTGGAATACTTTGTTTCTGTAGCAGAAACCTTAAGTTTCACAAAAACTGCTGAAAAGTTCTTTATATCGCAAACGGCTGTCACACAGCAAATAAAGGCGCTTGAAACGCAGATGGATGTGAAGCTGTTAAAGCGGACAAAGCGCCGTGTAGAACTGACCCCTGCCGGAAGTGTCTTTCTGACTGAGGCAAAAGCAATTTTAAACCGGACGGCGGATGCAGTTGCCAAGGCCAAAAAAGCTGATACGGGCATTACAGGAAACTTAAACCTCGGAATTGTAGAAGGATATGATAATCCTGAATTTCCGAATGTCCTCCGCTCCTTCCGTGCGGGATATCCTAACATTTCCCTTATAATTAAAGAGGGAGGTGCGGGCACCCTATACACTTCACTGCTGAACCATGTGCTGGATATCGCTGTAAATGTCCGTTTCTCCTACAGTAAACTGGAAGAAAAAGATATTTCCTATCAGGTGATTAACAGATATAATCTGATTGTCATGCTGCCCGCCACACATCCTCTGACCTATTGTAACACGCTTAAGCTGTCTGACTTAAGGAAGGAGTCATTTATTTTTACCTCCATCGGTGATCCTGAGGACAGCTTCGGTCAGTATGAAAGTACGATGGCTCACTTTATCCGCTCGGGATTTACTCCGAATATCGTGCAGAACTCCACAAGTTTCAACACGACTGCACTTATGGTAGCTGCTAACATGGGGATTGCTATACTCCCCTCTTATGCCCTTGCATCCAGCAGGAACCTTCGGAACGTGGTGACCATACCTCTGGATAAGGATTCGGACATATTCGAAGTTGTGGCTGCATGGCACAAGGAGAACCACAATCCTACGATTGACAAATTTTTATCCTATGTGCCTATGGATAAAATATCTTGA
- a CDS encoding P-loop NTPase family protein: MEVLMERIEYQKYNNFLFIGEAGCGKSEIAVNVAKQLAAAADKKVHFFDLDMTKPLFRSRDLCEEMSGWGLEIHYEEQFMDAPTLTGGVRRFLNDKKAYTVLDVGGDYIGARSIGGFAPMINREDTCVYYVINPYRPWSFDLEHIDRVLSEILGVSHIDIEKLHIISNPNTGYHTGKREVMEGNRKLEEMLAPYKELDFLCVREELYEEVKRNSGIPVMPLHLYLTYPWAVESV, translated from the coding sequence ATGGAAGTCTTGATGGAAAGGATAGAGTATCAAAAATATAATAACTTCTTATTTATCGGTGAAGCAGGATGTGGAAAAAGTGAGATTGCTGTCAATGTTGCAAAACAGCTTGCTGCAGCTGCTGATAAGAAGGTACATTTCTTTGATCTGGATATGACCAAACCTCTGTTCCGCTCCAGAGATTTGTGTGAGGAGATGTCCGGCTGGGGGCTGGAAATCCATTATGAAGAGCAATTTATGGACGCTCCCACACTGACGGGTGGCGTAAGGCGTTTTTTGAATGATAAAAAGGCCTATACGGTTCTGGATGTTGGCGGAGATTATATCGGGGCCAGATCCATTGGCGGCTTTGCACCTATGATAAACCGGGAAGATACCTGTGTTTACTATGTGATAAATCCGTATCGTCCCTGGTCTTTTGATTTGGAACACATTGACCGGGTCTTAAGTGAAATATTGGGCGTATCCCATATAGATATCGAAAAGCTCCACATCATCAGTAACCCGAATACCGGATATCATACCGGGAAAAGAGAAGTTATGGAGGGAAACAGAAAGTTGGAGGAGATGCTTGCTCCATATAAGGAACTGGATTTTCTCTGCGTCAGGGAAGAACTTTATGAAGAAGTGAAGAGAAATTCCGGGATTCCGGTTATGCCTCTGCATCTGTACCTTACCTATCCATGGGCTGTGGAGTCTGTATAA
- a CDS encoding 4Fe-4S dicluster domain-containing protein — protein MSEVKVVAERCKSCGYCVKFCPKNVLEIGTKVNSKGYEYVTPARMEACIACCICGKMCPEGAIEIYK, from the coding sequence ATGTCTGAAGTTAAAGTAGTGGCAGAACGCTGCAAGAGTTGTGGTTACTGTGTTAAATTTTGTCCCAAAAATGTTTTGGAAATCGGCACAAAAGTGAATTCAAAGGGTTATGAATATGTAACCCCGGCTCGTATGGAGGCATGTATTGCCTGTTGTATCTGTGGAAAGATGTGTCCGGAAGGTGCTATTGAAATTTATAAGTAA